Proteins encoded together in one Porites lutea chromosome 2, jaPorLute2.1, whole genome shotgun sequence window:
- the LOC140927988 gene encoding uncharacterized protein KIAA1958-like has product MASGDSKFEDLSEADIDSLIDDAVPKNTKKATAWGISVLKDWLSKKYPSEVLESLSPEVLSERLKKFYQELRKSPTEHYSASAHLSIRAAIDRHLNTLPEFSGISIVRDPLFKIANKSLSAKLKQLKAQGFAKVQHHPSISPEDIQKCYETKVFSDETPISLLRVNWFNISLHFCRRGRENLRSLTPDSFVIKKDANGGEYVEMSISEKTKNHQGGLGDKADESDPKMFSTGMSNCPVKYFKKFLSVLNPNQTALFQKPKRNFLPSDEIWFENSPIGVNKLGDMMKEISLAASLSKVYTNHCVRSTTISALDEAGIPIHRIMQTSGHRSESSVKSYCDRQSLEKYKESSNILARVGHDSKESTSGAVVGAVNNIENLTQNSQSHNVQNVVANLNHSPTLNVLSRAEFKDCQININITKK; this is encoded by the exons ATGGCTTCGGGCGACTCAAAGTTTGAAGATTTGTCCGAAGCAGACATCGATTCCCTCATTGATGATGCAGTTCCTAAAAACACCAAGAAAGCAACTGCTTGGGGAATATCTGTTTTGAAAG actggttatccaaaaaatacccaagtgaggTTTTGGAAAGTCTTTCACCAGAAGTTCTCTCTGAGAGGTTAAAGAAATTCTATCAAGAATTAAGGAAATCGCCGACAGAGCATTACAGTGCTTCAGCGCACTTGTCCATCAGAGCGGCCATTGATCGCCACTTGAACACACTGCCAGAGTTTAGCGGCATTTCTATCGTACGAGATCCgctatttaaaattgcaaataaatcccTGAGTGCTAAACTAAAACAGCTTAAAGCTCAAGGCTTTGCGAAAGTTCAACATCATCCATCTATTTCTCCCGAAGACATCCAAAAGTGCTAcgagacgaaagttttcagtgaCGAAACCCCAATAAGTTTACTTCGCGTGAACTGGTTCAACATCAGCCTTCACTTCTGTCGCCGTGGAAGGGAAAATCTTCGATCCTTAACACCAGATAGTTTTGTCATTAAGAAAGATGCAAACGGCGGTGAATATGTGGAGATGTCTATcagtgaaaaaacgaaaaaccacCAAGGCGGTCTCGGAGATAAAGCCGACGAAAGTGATCCAAAAATGTTCAGCACTGGAATGTCAAATTGtcctgtaaaatatttcaaaaagtttctcaGCGTCCTCAATCCTAATCAAACTGCACTGTTtcagaaaccaaagagaaattttctccCTAGCGACGAAATATGGTTTGAAAATTCACCGATTGGAGTGAATAAACTGGGTGACATGATGAAGGAAATATCGCTCGCGGCAAGCTTGAGCAAGGTCTACACAAACCATTGTGTTAGATCTACAACCATCTCTGCTCTGGATGAAGCTGGAATACCCATTCATAGAATTATGCAGACTTCAGGCCACAGAAGCGAGAGCAGCGTTAAGTCGTATTGTGACAGACAAAGCCTGGAAAAGTACAAAGAATCCTCCAATATTCTTGCTAGAGTTGGTCATGATTCGAAGGAGTCTACGTCCGGCGCGGTAGTCGGTGCTGTGAATAACATCGAAAATCTAACACAAAACAGTCAAAGCCACAATGTACAGAATGTAGTGGCTAATTTAAACCATTCTCCAACGCTTAACGTCCTTTCACGTGCAGAATTCAAAGACTGTCAAATCAAcataaacattacaaagaaGTAA
- the LOC140927987 gene encoding carboxypeptidase D-like codes for MATTWLIFCLGIVYSVQRAQSSGILPVKATHHNNSALHQVLEALAATYPNITRLYSIGKSYQGKELWVLEITKNPGRHIPGKPEFKYVANMHGNEVVGRELLLLFADYLCSNYGSNDRVTRLVDTTRIHLLPSMNPDGWESSNEGDCSSVRGRFNANGVDLNRNFPDPYDGQRNELQPETQAVMNWIHQEPFVLSANLHGGTLVVNYPFDNLPKELKRSGSRVYYSSPDDDIFVSIAKVYSKTHPTMHIGHPKCPIQRNERFADGITNGAAWYPISGGMQDYNYYKTNCFEITLELGCCKYPPALYIKPYWYANREPLLKYVELVHTTGMKGFVMDERGRPLEGARIIIENRAKKIKTSKDGDFWRLLVPGNYTVRVAKRKYKNTKLRVTVNPDQAAVVNITLVSKSSRNLNRRRPVKTVSPVQVFIDKDERNVSFHSALAHRDRLRLSAKAPKKSASLKITPVVHTFLISLLVLFFQMMSIDN; via the exons ATGGCCACAACATGGCTGATTTTTTGCCTTGGGATAGTTTACAGCGTCCAACGGGCTCAGTCCTCTGGTATCCTCCCGGTCAAAGCAACACACCACAACAACTCAGCCTTACATCAAGTACTGGAAGCATTAGCAGCCACCTATCCCAACATAACAAGGCTGTATTCCATTGGAAAGTCCTATCAGGGAAAGGAATTATGGGTATTGGAGATCACGAAAAACCCCGGTAGGCATATACCTGGCAAGCCCGAGTTCAAGTATGTGGCAAACATGCACGGGAATGAGGTTGTGGGAAGAGAACTGCTTCTTCTGTTTGCTGATTATTTGTGTTCCAATTATGGAAGCAATGATCGAGTAACAAGGCTTGTGGATACAACCAGAATTCACCTGCTGCCATCGATGAATCCTGATGGCTGGGAAAGCTCCAACGAAGGCGACTGCAGTAGTGTCAGGGGACGGTTTAACGCAAATGGCGTGGATTTAAACCGGAACTTTCCTGATCCATATGACGGACAGAGGAATGAGTTACAACCTGAAACCCAGGCAGTTATGAACTGGATTCACCAGGAACCGTTTGTCCTGTCAGCCAACTTACATGGAGGGACGCTGGTAGTCAATTATCCTTTTGATAACCTCCCAAAGGAGCTGAAGAGGTCTGGATCAAGAGTTTATTACAGTTCACCAGATGACGACATTTTTGTTTCTATAGCAAAAGTGTATTCAAAGACGCATCCGACAATGCACATTGGGCACCCGAAATGCCCAATCCAGAGAAATGAGAGGTTCGCGGACGGAATTACAAACGGAGCAGCCTGGTATCCAATATCCGGGGGAATGCAGGACTACAATTATTACAAAAC GAACTGTTTTGAAATCACCTTGGAACTTGGTTGCTGTAAGTACCCTCCAGCACTATACATCAAGCCCTACTGGTATGCCAATCGCGAACCTTTGCTCAAGTACGTTGAACTTGTTCACACCACAGGCATGAAGGGCTTTGTAATGGATGAGAGGGGCCGTCCACTTGAAGGGGCCAGAATCATAATTGAAAATCGCGCCAAGAAGATCAAAACGTCCAAGGATGGAGATTTCTGGCGTCTCTTAGTTCCGGGTAATTACACAGTACGAGTGGCCAAAAGAAAGTACAAGAACACAAAGCTTAGAGTAACTGTTAACCCAGATCAAGCAGCAGTGGTTAATATCACACTCGTGAGTAAAAGTTCAAGAAATCTTAACAGGCGCAGACCGGTAAAAACAGTTAGTCCAGTTCAGGTTTTTATCGACAAAGATGAACGTAACGTATCATTTCATTCAGCTTTAGCGCACAGGGATAGATTACGCCTGTCAGCAAAAGCTCCAAAGAAATCTGCCTCTCTTAAGATAACTCCTGTAGTCCATACTTTCTTAATTTCCCTTTTAGTACTATTTTTTCAAATGATGTCTATTGACAATTAA